Proteins found in one Sphingomonas sp. SORGH_AS_0879 genomic segment:
- a CDS encoding capsid protein: MAQSPYPIDPDLTAIAIAYKNQSYIADIVLPRITVGKQNFTFMQYGIDTFFNTPETLIGRRSQANQVTMDGVEIPDVTEDHGLESPVPQADVNNADERYDPLGNASALTSELIEIRREIRAASIIFNPATYDPNLRVTLATTDALDNPNTDAVTLISDALDKPLLRPNQMTFGQRGWTKFRRNAGVIKAIRGTNGGGLVTRQEVAELFEVNEVVVGQAFGNQARKGQAAQISRLWGNHLALTYKAPVLSRETPTFAGTFTWGDRVASQRELKPGEMGLRGGTAVLVGESVKERVIAAQAGYFFENAFSAN; this comes from the coding sequence ATGGCCCAGTCGCCCTATCCGATCGATCCCGACCTCACCGCGATCGCCATCGCCTACAAGAACCAGAGCTACATCGCCGATATCGTGCTGCCCCGCATCACCGTGGGGAAACAGAACTTCACGTTCATGCAGTATGGCATCGACACGTTCTTCAACACGCCCGAAACCCTGATCGGTCGCCGCAGCCAGGCGAACCAGGTCACGATGGACGGCGTCGAAATCCCCGACGTGACCGAGGATCACGGCCTGGAGTCGCCCGTTCCCCAGGCCGACGTCAACAACGCGGACGAGCGGTACGACCCGCTGGGCAACGCATCGGCGCTGACCTCCGAACTGATCGAGATCCGGCGCGAGATCCGCGCGGCGTCGATCATCTTCAACCCGGCGACCTATGACCCGAACCTGCGCGTCACGCTGGCGACGACCGACGCGCTGGACAATCCGAACACGGATGCGGTCACGCTGATTTCGGACGCGCTCGACAAGCCGCTGCTCCGCCCCAACCAGATGACCTTCGGCCAGCGCGGCTGGACCAAGTTCCGCCGCAACGCGGGCGTCATCAAGGCCATTCGCGGCACGAACGGCGGCGGCCTCGTCACCCGCCAGGAAGTCGCCGAGCTGTTCGAGGTCAACGAGGTGGTCGTCGGCCAGGCGTTCGGCAACCAGGCGCGCAAGGGCCAGGCCGCGCAGATTTCGCGGCTGTGGGGCAACCATCTGGCGCTGACCTACAAGGCGCCGGTGCTGTCGCGCGAGACGCCGACCTTTGCGGGCACCTTCACCTGGGGCGACCGCGTGGCGTCGCAGCGCGAGCTGAAGCCGGGCGAAATGGGCCTGCGCGGCGGCACCGCGGTTCTGGTCGGCGAGAGCGTCAAGGAACGCGTGATCGCCGCCCAGGCGGGCTATTTCTTCGAGAACGCCTTCTCGGCGAACTGA
- a CDS encoding thermonuclease family protein: MLSLIAAMAAQALTCTPIAVDGDTLRCGRERIRLLAIDAPEMPGHCRKGRRCVRGNPFASKASLSEALRPPFRIRRVGLDRYGRTLATVAGARGDLSCWQLQARQARYRRDWDDGGMVERLCR, from the coding sequence ATGCTGTCTCTGATCGCCGCGATGGCGGCCCAGGCGCTCACCTGCACGCCGATCGCCGTCGATGGCGACACGCTGCGATGCGGGCGGGAGCGGATTCGGCTGCTCGCGATCGACGCGCCGGAAATGCCGGGGCATTGCCGCAAGGGACGGCGCTGCGTCCGGGGCAATCCCTTCGCCTCCAAGGCGTCGCTGTCCGAGGCATTGCGGCCACCGTTCCGCATCCGGCGCGTCGGGCTGGATCGCTACGGTCGGACGCTGGCGACGGTGGCGGGGGCTCGCGGCGATTTGTCGTGCTGGCAGTTGCAGGCCAGGCAGGCGCGCTATCGACGCGACTGGGACGATGGTGGCATGGTGGAGCGGCTATGTCGGTGA
- a CDS encoding GrlR family regulatory protein, producing MAFESGLYAIRFVTPFGGGAGVGYFHNGQLRGGDSMMAYVGTYHESNGRITADVRSYKHTSVPGMASVFGVDEVDIHLEGSVSGDNATLTGTAPQAPGVRLQVSLQRLQD from the coding sequence ATGGCATTTGAATCTGGTTTGTACGCAATTCGATTTGTCACGCCGTTTGGTGGGGGTGCTGGAGTGGGGTATTTCCATAATGGACAATTGCGCGGCGGCGACAGCATGATGGCCTATGTCGGCACCTATCATGAGAGCAATGGTCGCATAACCGCCGATGTACGTTCCTATAAGCATACGTCGGTGCCGGGAATGGCTTCGGTGTTTGGGGTGGACGAGGTTGATATTCACCTCGAAGGCTCGGTGAGTGGCGACAATGCGACACTCACCGGCACAGCGCCCCAGGCCCCAGGCGTCAGGTTGCAGGTGTCGCTCCAGCGACTTCAGGATTGA